Proteins co-encoded in one Yamadazyma tenuis chromosome 1, complete sequence genomic window:
- the PRP40 gene encoding U1 snRNP protein (BUSCO:EOG09261K9J; COG:A; EggNog:ENOG503NU8D) — translation MAEGAWEKVVDDDGNEYFYNAITQDTSWTNPELDKTPSNWQEFTTDDGTKYYYNSESGETTWDKPEDFVSGEDSVVQIATDDDEDAEEPEKMTELDKELESKPIVADDLSEPQTKENPSTEDAFKELLRENKVNSTWTFQDVMAKLINSAVYWSVEDSLDRKRLYDEYLMDETKKQASNKTDVREAFKTNFDQVLESYKQKGQLTHQTRWFSVKNRLVKEDNPIFKHTVLSDGDIYSVFKQFQDTMKSEYDSISKQKREQALSELEMYLTNINPELVSEGDDWDALYKSLQNDSRFKANKHFNVLHKVDILELYIEKIYPQEIKKLELETEQLEKQNYTSDRKARDSFKTLLSELPIQANTTFKEIFPLIEDEDAFIEICGRNGSSALELFWDIVSEKQQLLKLKVDLVEGVIQQVSGTDESFEMSKLLASKHIFVDKLSSVKDERLEGLSFVATDEESEIDLIYDMLKKNWETKQQQKLESLERTLKLDVTGFEHFLLAKFHQLPVFSVVSNADEGVPDKVTIIETVENDKKAYSLKEFDPAKLDTLKHAPEFARVFESWSALQKHSSSSRTWEDILKEAMEEFIRKLNIAESKKIQTSKRSRPYDDSTDRKRPHDSGVKKPKVLLNY, via the coding sequence ATGGCTGAAGGAGCATGGGAGAAAGTGGTGGACGACGATGGAAACGAGTACTTCTACAATGCCATCACGCAAGACACCAGCTGGACAAACCCCGAACTCGATAAAACCCCGTCAAACTGGCAAGAATTCACCACTGACGATGGAACAAAGTACTACTATAACTCAGAGTCAGGTGAGACTACCTGGGACAAACCCGAAGATTTCGTTAGCGGCGAGGACTCTGTCGTCCAGATAGCTacagatgatgatgaagatgcgGAGGAGCCCGAGAAGATGACAGAACTTGATAAAGAATTGGAACTGAAACCCATCGTCGCTGATGATCTTCTGGagccacaaacaaaagaaaaCCCATCCACAGAAGATGCCTTCAAAGAGCTTTTGCGGGAGAATAAGGTCAATTCGACATGGACATTCCAGGATGTGATGGCCAAGCTCATCAATAGTGCCGTCTACTGGTCGGTTGAAGATTCGCTAGATCGTAAGAGACTTTACGACGAATACTTGATGGATGAAACCAAGAAACAAGCGAGCAACAAGACAGATGTCCGTGAAGCATTCAAGACCAACTTCGACCAGGTTCTCGAGTCGTACAAGCAAAAGGGCCAGTTGACCCACCAAACGCGATGGTTCAGTGTGAAGAATCGACTTGTGAAGGAAGATAACCCCATTTTTAAACATACAGTTTTGTCTGATGGAGATATTTATAGCGTATTCAAGCAATTCCAGGACACCATGAAGCTGGAGTACGACAGTATTTCAAAGCAAAAGCGGGAGCAAGCACTCTCCGAGTTGGAGATGTACTTGACCAACATAAACCCTGAGTTAGTATCTGAAGGTGATGACTGGGATGCTTTGTACAAAAGTCTTCAGAACGATAGCCGATTCAAGGCTAATAAGCATTTCAACGTGTTGCACAAGGTGGATATTCTTGAGTTGTACATCGAGAAAATATACCCTCAGGAGATTAAGAAACTCGAGCTCGAAACAGAACAATTGGAAAAACAGAATTACACTTCTGACCGAAAGGCCCGAGACAGCTTCAAAACCCTATTGTCAGAACTCCCGATCCAAGCAAATACTACTTTCAAGGAAATTTTCCCTCTAAttgaggatgaagatgctttTATAGAGATCTGTGGACGTAACGGGTCCAGTGCTTTGGAATTGTTCTGGGATATAGTCAGCGAGAAACAACAGCTCTTAAAGTTGAAGGTTGACTTAGTCGAAGGTGTAATCCAGCAGGTTTCTGGTACCGACGAGTCATTTGAAATGTCAAAGCTTTTGGCTTCCAAGCACATTTTTGTTGATAAGCTATCCAGTGTGAAGGACGAACGACTTGAGGGGTTATCCTTTGTAGCCACAGATGAAGAGAGCGAGATCGACTTGATTTATGacatgttgaagaagaattgggAAACCAAACAGCAGCAGAAACTCGAACTGTTGGAACGGACGTTGAAACTCGACGTCACCGGGTTTGAACACTTTCTTCTAGCCAAGttccaccaacttcccGTCTTCCTGGTGGTTTCCAATGCAGACGAAGGTGTTCCTGACAAAGTAACGATTATAGAGACGGTGGAAAACGACAAAAAAGCGTattctttgaaggaattCGACCCTGCAAAACTTGACACCCTCAAGCACGCTCCTGAGTTTGCACGTGTGTTTGAGTCATGGTCTGCTCTTCAGAAACACAGTTCCAGCTCCAGGACATGGGAAGATATTCTTAAGGAAGCCATGGAGGAGTTTATACGAAAACTCAACATAGCCGAGTCGAAAAAAATCCAGACTTCCAAGCGGCTGAGACCATATGATGACTCAACTGACCGTAAACGGCCTCACGACTCAGGTGTCAAGAAACCCAAGGTCCTTCTCAATTACTAG
- the ARC19 gene encoding Arp complex subunit (EggNog:ENOG503NY5W; BUSCO:EOG09265CCT; COG:Z) — protein sequence MSQSLKPYLTAVRSSLTAAICLEDFSSQLVERHNRPEIEVDNSHNPELILNPMVIARNENEKVLIEPSINSVRVSIKIKQADEIEQILVHQFARFLTSRAENFFILRRVPIKGYDISFLVTNFHTEQMLKDKLVDFIIEFMEEVDKEISEMKLFLNARARVIAEAYLTPFD from the exons ATG TCGCAATCGTTGAAGCCTTACTTGACGGCAGTCAGATCGTCCTTAACGGCCGCCATATGTTTGGAGGACTTTTCATCACAATTGGTCGAAAGACACAACCGGCCTGAAATAGAGGTGGACAACTCACACAACCCcgagttgattttgaaccCCATGGTGATAGCCAGAAACGAAAAcgaaaaggtgttgattgaACCATCTATTAACTCTGTGAGAGTGTCGATTAAAATCAAACAGGCAGACGAAATCGAACAGATTTTGGTACACCAGTTTGCGCGGTTCTTGACGTCCAGAGCCGagaacttcttcatcttgaGAAGAGTGCCTATCAAGGGCTACGACATCTCATTTTTAGTAACCAATTTTCACACGGAACAGATGTTGAAggacaagttggtggacttTATCATAGAATTCATGGAAGAGGTCGACAAGGAAATAAGTGAGATGAAGCTTTTCCTCAACGCCCGAGCCCGTGTGATCGCCGAGGCTTACTTGACTCCCTTTGACTGA
- the DAL81 gene encoding Fungal specific transcription factor (COG:B; EggNog:ENOG503NVUA) — translation MNQTNNPDTTSSYTSYHQSDPSGGGENGVGPKSDQDFHNNNFMDSNWANSLLMDDNHLLYDMHFPPHIEGATPTNNIVQSIQYQNHVSPEINDPSDKSKIPTPDSQTQTQNHAKQAPKARKKQGPRLESTPASAASSASATPNNLNAKQSKPRRPCDHCRRKKTKCVLIPGTANCVQCEARSLGCTFVDVAIKRKPLDIPEEMGSVAKRPKEEYSGSGPSPIVAPNVPIRDVAPVQDYSSMNNSLLKKTLSLQFPRSSFYIGPSSFIYDINLLNLVIDAQNKQRGLPVNSGRIEQINLNDAISLRKVSADAQFVLKDDQSPQSYQTMSNDVDSIEKFVAPHGQILIDLYFRIVHPSYPILHKKVFLEKYSRTHREFSAPLLAAVYVLAIQWWDYDPSLNRFPKPNVEMILKIGLNNYLLEIMKRPKLSAVQAGLLLLQCKHIVRVSKNNQENNNTQQASQTLNDLGYSDWVLCSQVIALAEELGLGLDCTDWKLPKWERGLRKRLAWAVFMEDKWLSLKNARPSHINSMNWVVTLLLEEDFPEKHGDGDLKEGSSDIDNGKKIFIALIELSQILSEILDSFYSMKAMNELKDDIAEILKLAKPIQLGLRNWYHSLPIELQMSSVQTRKLCSNGYLQLAYFATELTLHRKIITAIHNQNLAGKVPPKEMVAVCRQAAKTRLLAAIDFVRDLKPEHIHSFWHSSAASNFTLIGTFASILFASAPTKEESIFFRDQIFNYRWILKISSKGFDQVGDALSQLDLVLNHIPGLLSESSDLPMVLPTVQDMPIQRPESAQSTQRQLSNPAISPFTMTSPVNFNGHLGHKRSNSSHNKSEHASPYETVTGSGLGIGTKPRISSPHSSSGFSPRETTRGVSSFNISSAESNSPGGERSKHTSPIITKSLVNTRRDDTQ, via the coding sequence ATGAATCAGACGAATAACCCAGATACTACCAGCTCGTACACCTCGTACCACCAGTCCGACCCGTCCGGTGGCGGCGAAAATGGCGTTGGCCCCAAGTCAGACCAGGACTTCCACAATAACAACTTTATGGATTCCAACTGGGCCAATTCACTTTTGATGGACGATAACCATCTTCTCTACGATATGCATTTCCCGCCTCACATAGAGGGCGCTACCCCGACAAACAACATCGTACAGAGCATTCAGTACCAGAACCATGTTTCGCCGGAGATCAATGACCCGTCAgacaaatccaaaatccCCACGCCCGACCtgcaaacacaaacacaaaaccACGCCAAGCAGGCGCCCAAAGCCCGCAAGAAACAAGGCCCCCGGCTCGAGCTGACGCCCGCTTCGGCGGCATCGTCGGCACTGGCCACCCCCAACAACCTAAATGCCAAACAGTCCAAACCTCGAAGGCCCTGTGACCACTGCCGCAGAAAGAAAACCAAGTGTGTGTTGATTCCGGGAACCGCTAACTGTGTACAGTGTGAGGCCCGATCATTGGGGTGCACGTTTGTGGACGTGGCCATCAAAAGAAAACCGCTCGATATTCCCGAAGAAATGGGTCTGGTTGCAAAGCGCCCCAAGGAAGAGTACTCGGGCTCCGGCCCCAGCCCCATCGTGGCCCCAAACGTACCCATCCGTGACGTGGCCCCCGTTCAGGACTACTCATCCATGAACAATTCGCTCTTGAAAAAAACCCTTTCCTTGCAGTTCCCCCGGTCCAGTTTCTATATTGGCCCCAGCTCGTTCATTTACGACATAAATCTCctcaacttggtgatagACGCTCAGAACAAGCAGCGAGGGTTGCCAGTGAACTCGGGTAGAATCGAGcagatcaacttgaacgatgCAATTTCCTTACGAAAAGTCAGTGCCGATGCCCAGTTCGTGTTGAAGGATGACCAGTCGCCCCAGCTGTACCAGACGATGCTGAATGACGTGGACTCGATCGAGAAGTTTGTGGCACCCCACGGCCAGATCCTCATCGACTTGTACTTTCGTATTGTGCACCCATCCTACCCCATCTTACATAaaaaggtgtttttggagaagtaCTCCAGAACTCACCGAGAATTTAGTGCCCCATTGTTGGCTGCCGTGTACGTTTTGGCCATCCAGTGGTGGGACTACGACCCGTCCCTCAACCGGTTTCCCAAGCCCAATGTCGAGATGATCCTAAAAATTGGCTTGAACAACTACTTACTTGAGATCATGAAGAGACCCAAGCTTAGCGCGGTCCAGGCGGGCTTGCTTTTGCTCCAGTGCAAGCACATCGTCAGAGTGTCGAAAAACAACCAGgagaacaacaacaccCAGCAGGCGTCTCAGACTCTCAATGACTTGGGCTACAGCGATTGGGTGTTGTGTTCACAGGTGATTGCATTGGCCGAAGAGTTGGGGTTGGGGCTCGACTGCACCGACTGGAAGCTTCCCAAGTGGGAACGAGGGTTGAGAAAAAGACTTGCCTGGGCCGTATTTATGGAGGACAAATGGCTCTCGCTCAAGAATGCTAGACCTTCCCACATCAACCTGATGAACTGGGTGGTGACCTTGTTGCTAGAAGAAGACTTCCCCGAGAAGCATGGTGAtggagacttgaaggagGGCTCTTCAGACATTGACAATGGCAAGAAGATCTTCATTGCTTTGATTGAGCTCTCTCAGATATTGTCGGAGATCTTGGACAGTTTCTACTCAATGAAGGCAATGAACGAGCTCAAGGACGATATTGCAGAGATCTTGAAACTCGCTAAGCCCATCCAGTTGGGTCTTCGAAACTGGTACCATTCGTTACccattgaacttcaaatgAGCTCGGTTCAAACTCGAAAACTCTGTTCCAACGGGTACCTTCAGTTGGcatattttgcaaccgaGTTAACTTTGCACCGCAAAATCATCACCGCCATCCATAACCAAAATCTTGCCGGGAAAGTACCCCCCAAGGAAATGGTGGCCGTGTGTCGGCAGGCTGCCAAAACCCGGTTGTTGGCAGCCATTGACTTCGTAAGAGACTTGAAGCCTGAACACATCCACTCATTCTGGCATTCGTCAGCTGCGTCAAACTTCACCCTAATCGGAACTTTTGCATCCATTTTGTTTGCGTCGGCtcccaccaaagaagaaagcaTATTTTTCAGAGACCAGATCTTCAACTACCGATGGATCCTCAAAATCTCCTCCAAGGGCTTTGACCAAGTGGGTGATGCGTTATCTCAGTTGGACCTTGTGTTGAACCATATTCCTGGTTTGCTCAGTGAGAGCTCGGATCTCCCCATGGTTCTACCAACGGTCCAAGATATGCCTATCCAACGACCGGAGTCGGCCCAGCTGACCCAGAGACAGCTCTCTAACCCGGCCATAAGTCCGTTTACCATGACGAGTCCCGTCAACTTCAACGGACACTTGGGCCACAAACGAAGCAACAGCTCACACAACAAGTCCGAACATGCCTCGCCCTACGAGACGGTGACTGGGTCGGGCTTGGGCATCGGTACTAAGCCCAGGATCTCGTCGCCCCACTCGTCACTGGGGTTCTCGCCGCGTGAGACCACCCGTGGGGTCAGCTCGTTCAACATCTCGTCCGCCGAGTCCAACTCCCCGGGCGGTGAGAGGTCCAAGCATACCAGtcccatcatcaccaagtctCTAGTCAACACCAGAAGAGATGACACACAGTAG
- the pan6 gene encoding pantoate-beta-alanine ligase (COG:H; EggNog:ENOG503NV6K) gives MKSIQIFRTVAQVRQWRANALFAHQSVGLVPTMGALHDGHCSLISQSLQDNDKSIVSIFVNPSQFAPHEDLDAYPRTVDADMALLNQFPGKKVDAVFIPKVSEMYPSGISTNIDEQRGAFVAVKGCSEQLEGSSRPQFFRGVATVVTKLLNAVTPTRVYFGQKDAQQCVVVQNLVKDLLIETTVKVLPTKREANGLAMSSRNAYLSEETKQKSAVIYQSLVNGERFYQEKSQHGPVNVGEILARITDTLNDSTGFDIEYIALSHPETLEDLEVVEPGVGAVVSTAVRVPREGSSQQTRLIDNVILH, from the coding sequence ATGAAGTCCATCCAGATCTTCAGAACAGTGGCACAAGTCCGCCAGTGGCGAGCCAACGCCCTATTCGCCCACCAGTCGGTTGGCCTCGTCCCCACCATGGGTGCCTTACATGATGGCCACTGCTCACTCATCTCCCAGTCCCTACAAGACAACGATAAGTCCATAGTTCTGATCTTTGTGAACCCATCCCAATTCGCTCCCCACGAAGACCTAGACGCCTACCCCCGGACTGTCGACGCCGACATGGCCCTCTTGAACCAGTTCCCCGGTAAAAAGGTGGATGCGGTGTTCATTCCCAAGGTTTCAGAAATGTACCCATCTGGtatatccacaaacataGATGAACAAAGAGGTGCTTTTGTGGCCGTTAAAGGATGCTCTGAGCAGCTTGAAGGATCGCTGCGGCCCCAGTTCTTCCGCGGAGTTGCTACGGTGGTgaccaaattgttgaatgcGGTGACACCTACAAGAGTGTATTTTGGCCAGAAAGATGCCCAACAGTGTGTGGTGGTACAaaacttggtcaaagaCTTGCTTATTGAAACCACGGTCAAGGTGTTGCCCACAAAGAGAGAAGCAAACGGGTTGGCGATGTCTTCACGAAATGCGTACCTTTCAGAGGAAACGAAACAGAAAAGTGCAGTAATCTACCAATCTTTGGTGAACGGTGAGAGGTTTTACCAGGAGAAGAGCCAGCATGGGCCTGTGAATGTGGGCGAGATCCTAGCACGAATTACCGACACCTTGAACGACAGTACTGGGTTTGACATTGAGTATATAGCCTTGAGTCATCCTGAGACGCTAGAGGACCttgaggtggtggagcCGGGCGTAGGTGCGGTGGTGTCGACAGCGGTGCGGGTACCCCGCGAGGGTTCCAGCCAGCAAACTAGGCTCATCGATAATGTCATTCTCCATTGA
- a CDS encoding uncharacterized protein (EggNog:ENOG503PVDD) — MQLSGFLIPIVSLMLANVAAAPADLQARADPVVVTLTTTVHNLVTRTDYVEGTMKTITNTVMNTDVTTTTRYTATVTSTVFGTPVTYTTVASTSIDTGDIAIPSSVVEAATAKEATTTKAATTNEATTTKAAAKEATTTSSTKKSSKKKSTSSTKATTAHATTAVAVTTASTYVTDSKTSDGPSITDIANVPSSTGSWIIENVTTSVSGDVCYLDYDYYATGDSVETVTSTSTIYTTVTRT, encoded by the coding sequence ATGCAATTATCTGGTTTTTTAATCCCTATCGTCTCGTTAATGTTGGCCAATGTGGCTGCTGCTCCCGCCGACCTCCAGGCCAGAGCTGACCCGGTTGTGGTGACACTCACCACAACTGTACACAATCTTGTCACTAGGACTGATTATGTCGAGGGAACCATGAAAActatcaccaacaccgtGATGAACACTGACGTTACTACCACCACTCGGTACACCGCGACGGTGACTCTGACGGTGTTTGGTACTCCCGTGACCTATACCACCGTAGCATCGACTTCTATCGATACCGGTGATATTGCGATCCCCAGCAGTGTGGTGGAGGCCGCGACCGCGAAAGAGGCCACTACCACGAAGGCCGCGACCACTAACGAGGCCACTACCACGAAGGCTGCCGCGAAAGaggccaccaccacctcgtcgaccaagaagtcatccaaaaagaagtcCACTTCGTCAACTAAAGCCACCACTGCCCACGCCACCACCGCCGTTGCAGTTACTACCGCCTCCACTTACGTAACTGATTCGAAAACCAGCGATGGACCTTCCATCACCGATATTGCCAATGTTCCTTCTTCTACAGGCTCATGGATCATAGAAAATGTCACAACCTCCGTCTCTGGAGATGTGTGCTACTTAGACTACGATTACTATGCCACGGGGGATTCTGTAGAGACCGTCACCTCAACCCTGACCATCTACACCACCGTGACTAGAACATGA